The proteins below come from a single Garra rufa chromosome 25, GarRuf1.0, whole genome shotgun sequence genomic window:
- the det1 gene encoding DET1 homolog yields the protein MAAHHNTTSEDDFPTLKPRRIQNQNVVHRLERRRICSGPVGAHWYRVRCFHQNLFPNFTVVNVEKPPCFLRKFSPDGRCFIAFSSDQTSLEIYEYQGCQAAEDLLQGQEGETLANGNDQRSLNIRGRLFERFFSLLHVTNVASNGEHLNRECSLFTDDCRYVIVGSAAYLPEEPHPHFFEVYRNNESVTPNPRSPLEDYSLHIIDLHTGRLCDTRTFKCDKIILSHNQGLYLYRNILAVLSVQQQTIHVFQVTPEGTFLDVRTIGRFCYEDDLLTLSAVYSEAQAEGQPGFSRLYKEKTINSLKHRLLVYLWRRAEQDGSATAKRRFFQFFDQLRQLRMWKMQLLDEHHLFIKYTSEDVVTLRVTDPSQPSFFVVYNMLTTEVIAVFENTSDKLLELFENFCDLFRNATLHSEAVQFPCSASSNNFARQVQRRFKDTIVNAKYGGHTEAVRRLLGQLPISAQSYSSSPYLDLSLFSYDDKWVSVMERPKTCGDHPIRFYARDSGLLKFKIQAGLLGRPINHAVRRLVAFTFHPFEPFAISVQRTNAEYVVNFHMRHGCV from the exons ATGGCTGCTCACCACAACACTACATCAGAGGACGATTTCCCAACGCTGAAGCCAAGACGCATCCAAAACCAGAACGTTGTTCACCGTTTAGAAAGGCGTCGGATCTGCTCCGGTCCGGTCGGGGCTCATTGGTACCGTGTGCGTTGCTTCCACCAGAACCTGTTCCCTAACTTCACAGTGGTGAATGTAGAAAAGCCACCCTGCTTCCTGCGTAAGTTCTCCCCTGATGGACGATGCTTTATTGCATTCTCTTCTGATCAGACTTCCTTGGAAATCTATGAGTACCAAGGATGCCAAGCTGCTGAAGATCTTCTCCAGGGTCAGGAGGGAGAAACGCTGGCCAATGGAAATGACCAGCGCTCTCTGAACATCAGAGGCAGACTCTTTGAACGGTTCTTTTCCCTTCTCCACGTTACCAATGTGGCCTCCAATGGTGAGCACTTAAATAGGGAGTGCAGTCTTTTCACTGACGACTGCCGTTATGTGATCGTCGGCTCGGCTGCGTACTTGCCCGAAGAACCTCATCCACACTTTTTCGAGGTGTATAGAAACAACGAATCTGTTACACCGAATCCACGCTCTCCTCTGGAGGACTACTCACTGCACATCATAGACCTGCACACAGGCCGGCTGTGTGATACACGCACCTTTAAGTGTGACAAAATCATTTTGTCACACAATCAGGGACTCTATCTGTACAGAAATATACTGGCTGTGCTTTCTGTGCAGCAGCAGACTATACATGTCTTTCAG GTGACACCAGAAGGAACCTTTCTTGACGTACGCACCATTGGTCGTTTTTGTTACGAGGACGACCTGCTGACGCTGTCTGCTGTTTACTCTGAGGCCCAGGCTGAAGGCCAGCCCGGTTTCTCCCGCCTGTATAAGGAGAAAACCATCAACTCCTTAAAGCACCGTCTGCTGGTGTACCTGTGGAGGAGAGCAGAGCAGGACGGCAGCGCCACGGCCAAACGTCGGTTCTTTCAATTCTTCGATCAGCTCAGGCAGCTGCGCATGTGGAAGATGCAGCTCCTAGACGAACATCACCTGTTCATAAAGTACACCAGTGAAGACGTGGTCACGCTGAGGGTCACCGACCCCTCACAG CCCTCTTTCTTCGTGGTTTACAACATGTTAACCACCGAAGTTATTGCGGTTTTCGAGAATACTTCAGACAAACTTCTGGAGCTTTTCGAAAACTTCTGCGACCTCTTCCGGAACGCCACGCTCCACAGCGAGGCCGTGCAGTTCCCCTGCTCTGCTTCCAGCAACAACTTTGCCCGGCAGGTTCAGCGCAG ATTTAAAGACACCATTGTGAATGCCAAATACGGAGGGCACACAGAGGCTGTCAGAAGGCTTCTCGGGCAGCTGCCCATCAGTGCTCAGTCCTACAGCAGCAGTCCGTATCTGGACCTCTCCCTCTTCAGCTATGACGATAAATGGGTGTCTGTCATGGAACGGCCAAAGACCTGTGGCGATCATCCCATACG ATTCTACGCGAGGGACTCTGGGTTGCTGAAATTTAAGATCCAAGCAGGCCTGCTGGGCAGACCCATTAACCACGCGGTCAGGAGATTGGTCGCGTTCACCTTCCATCCCTTCGAACCGTTCGCCATCTCTGTGCAGCGCACCAACGCCGAATACGTCGTCAACTTTCACATGCGGCATGGATGCGTATGA